GCTTTTGTTTTTTCCTCGCTCACAACAAACTGAGTTCCTCGAACACCCGCGGTATAAGAGATGGAACTTACTTCTAGATCTTCTTTCTTATTCGATTTTTGAACGTTGGCAAAAAGTTTACCGGAAACCAAGGTCACCTTCGTAGTATTTTTGGATCCGTCCGAGAAAAGTTCGGCGATTTCAATCTTTGTATAAGGTGCGAGTCGGATCACAGCGTTTGCACCCAACTGAAGATCCGCTTTTCCATCTGCGGTTTCAACCTTAGCGGACTTCGTAAGAACTATATTCTTTTTGAGAGTTTCCGTTTTACCGGCTTGAGAATATTGCACCTTCCCCGTAACAAAAAGAGCGATCGCAACTTCTTCGTCCGCGAATACGAATTGGGGAAAAAACAAAATGAAAGAACTAAAAAGTAAAACCTTACGAACCATACCGAAGAAACTTATCGCGCTTTGAAAAAAAATCCACAATTAATTTCCAAAACGAGACTGAAAGAATTCAGCTCTTATGGTTGTTGATTCTTTTTTCGATGACTTGATTCAAAAGATCCGCGAGTTCTTGAAACTCGTCTCCCTTTCGAATTTTGATCTTTTTAACGGGCTCGTCGCCGTTCGCCAATTTTCTAAGATGATTTTTGATGTTATAAACCGGACCGGCCATCTTATGAGAATAGATCACGGTAAAGATCGCGGTCATTCCTAAGAATAAACCGGATAAAAGAAGAATTCCGTTTACCTGAATCGAGAACATATCGAGTCTATGATCGTAATCCGGAAGAAAGATTTCCCTTTCCACGAACTTTTCCTTTTCGACTCCGTTCTGATCTTCAAATCCTTTTTGATAAACTTTGACCGGATCGTTTCTCAAACGGAAAACGACTCCCTTATCGAACTTCGTGTAGTTCAACCAATAGAGAAATCCGACCGTGAGCAGTAGGCCGAAAACGATGAGCAAGGAATAATTCAATAAAAACTTGAGTTGAAAGTCCCGGTCGATGATGTAGTTGCTGAAGATTCTTTTTTTACCGGGGTCATCGTGTGTCATGCAGGGTCCTCGAGAGCATAATTTCCCGATTTACCGGCCGACTGTCAAAGAGAATTTGCCCTCAGTGGAGTTGAATCACTTCGGAGACGAGTCCCCTTTGAATGGTGATTTCCTTTTCAAGGGTTTGGACATACATCGCGTTTTCGTCCATATCCACGATGACACCTTCGATCGTCTTTCCGTCCGTCAGAACAATTCTTTCCATTCGTTGAAACTCCGTTAGGAGTTCTTGTTTGCTGGAATAAGCCCGGTTTTTATCTCTAGGAATGCTTTCGATCGGGAGTTTTTCGAACTCAAGACCGAGGTGATCCTTCTCGGAATCGTTCAAACGACTCCGAACAAAACCCTTTTGATTTACGAAAATTCCCTGGTTCGGTTCGAGGATCTGTTCTCCTTCGGGAGCGGTTTTTTTGGATTCTTCTCGGGCGCTGATCGCCACTCGACCTTCCAAAACTCGAACCCGAGTTCCCTCGCCCGGAACGTTTTGAAAACTGAAACTAGTGCCTCGAACTTCGGCGCTTACGTTTTCGGAGCGAACGATAAATTCTTCTTTTTTAAGATTCTTATGAATGTGCGCGAGCAGTTCGCCTTTTTCAAGATCGATTCCGATTTTATAGTGTGTGGAAAGATCGATCCATCGGAAAGAAACTTCCGAATCGGAGAGAATTCGTACTGCGATCCCGTCGGAAACTTTCAAGTTGAGAATCGCGTTCGGACCGGTGACTACTCTTTGGCCTTCTTGGATGCGAACCCCTGGTTTTAAAAGTATTTTGTCCTTCGGATCGGAGGACGTAAGATACGCTTCCCCTTCCACTTGAGAAATCTCCACTCCGCCCTTTTCGACGTCGATGGAAGATTGGTTCTTAAGAATAGAATAATATCCTAATGTTACCGCGAGTAGAAAGATCGCCGCGGCGGAAAGACCGATTGCAAATCGATTCTTTCTAAAATCGGAAAAGGAAATGACCTTGGAAACTTTGGAGGATTCTTTTTTGCCGGAGAATTGGTTTTGATCGTCGGATGAAAGCGCGCGGGCATAAAGAGCCTCGAAGTCTGAAGCCTTAGCCGAATATTCAACCCAGGAATCGCCTAAGCCTTTGGCCAGCCATTCCACAGAAGGACTTAGATCGTTCCGCTTCCCTTCCAGCAGAATTTCTTGAATCTTCTCTTCCCTTTCCATTCCCGATTCTTCCATTTTTATCTATACTCTTAATCAGGGTTTCAAATTCTTTTTTTCAGCAATTTCGGTCACTTTCGCGGTCGCTTTTACGATCAAACGAGAAGCGGTCGAAACCGATATACTCATAATTTCCGCAATCGTCGTCAGATTGTAGTCTTCCATAAACCGAAGAATCAAAGCATACTTCTCGTCTTCTTCCAGTTCGTCCAAACATTCCAGAAGACGTTCTTCCAAATCCTTAAGTTCGGCCTTTCTGACGAAAGAAAGCTTTTGTTCCTGAAAGTCTTGCATCTCCGGATTCCCACTTTCTTTTACGGTGGAGAATTTCCGAGAATGATTGATGGATCGGTTTCGAGCGATCGTATAGAGCAAACGAATTGCTTGTTCTCGATCGATATTCGAATCGGAATATTTCCTGAAAAAATTCAAGAACGTATCCTGCATGAGATCCATCGCGACCTCAGGATTCCCGGAGCTATATTTATAGAGGAAATCAAAGATTTTTCCACTGTACTCTCGATAGAGAGCATCCATAAAATCTTTCCGGGCGGTCATTGGAACTAAGTTGAAGATGGGAAACCCGATTTCAAGTAAATTCCTTTGCCGTTCCTTGCCTTCTATCCAGAGTTAACAGAGCGATTTTGGCTTTTTTTCAGGATCGAGGTTTTTTTTCTCGGGGCGGAAAGATTATTTCGTTCGATTCAAATTCCAGTCGTAATCGAGATACCGAATCTCCGCGTCCGTCGGAACCGATGCAAGTCCGGAATTGGAATTGAAAAAAGAAATTAGGCTTCCGTTTTTACGCGTAAAATCTCCTCCGAACCACTGGAAAATCTTGGAAAGATAAAGTGTTTTTTGGGAAGAATCGTATCGGTTGTAATTTCGATCCGTTAGAAATCGTTTTGCGACATAGGCAAGTTGTTCTTCAAGTTTGGGCGCTTGAAAGGATTGTTCAAAAAGCGGTGGACATCCTTTGGAGGCGCAATTGATGGCGAAGTGGATTCTCGGTTCTTGAAAGTCCTTGCGAAGCTTTTCGTGCTCGATCCAATCTAGATTCTTTTTGGTTCCGAGTAAGCTGAAGAATTCCAATTTCCAGGGTCCCGAAAAAAGTCCTCCGAGATCCTTTATACTTTTTAACGGATAATGATCCAGAATCAATCGAATCGTAAACGCGTTATACGCGTTGATCAGGAAACTCATCTTTTCCG
The Leptospira barantonii genome window above contains:
- a CDS encoding FecR family protein; protein product: MVRKVLLFSSFILFFPQFVFADEEVAIALFVTGKVQYSQAGKTETLKKNIVLTKSAKVETADGKADLQLGANAVIRLAPYTKIEIAELFSDGSKNTTKVTLVSGKLFANVQKSNKKEDLEVSSISYTAGVRGTQFVVSEEKTKAPRNEDSDVPDGVFVNEGEVAVQSSSGGELDVKAGEQASWNGKELLMEPLKEFMKEKMKIIQNFKTIKAENYQMLKDQKLKNKELLENFPKS
- a CDS encoding HAMP domain-containing protein gives rise to the protein MTHDDPGKKRIFSNYIIDRDFQLKFLLNYSLLIVFGLLLTVGFLYWLNYTKFDKGVVFRLRNDPVKVYQKGFEDQNGVEKEKFVEREIFLPDYDHRLDMFSIQVNGILLLSGLFLGMTAIFTVIYSHKMAGPVYNIKNHLRKLANGDEPVKKIKIRKGDEFQELADLLNQVIEKRINNHKS
- a CDS encoding FecR family protein; the protein is MEESGMEREEKIQEILLEGKRNDLSPSVEWLAKGLGDSWVEYSAKASDFEALYARALSSDDQNQFSGKKESSKVSKVISFSDFRKNRFAIGLSAAAIFLLAVTLGYYSILKNQSSIDVEKGGVEISQVEGEAYLTSSDPKDKILLKPGVRIQEGQRVVTGPNAILNLKVSDGIAVRILSDSEVSFRWIDLSTHYKIGIDLEKGELLAHIHKNLKKEEFIVRSENVSAEVRGTSFSFQNVPGEGTRVRVLEGRVAISAREESKKTAPEGEQILEPNQGIFVNQKGFVRSRLNDSEKDHLGLEFEKLPIESIPRDKNRAYSSKQELLTEFQRMERIVLTDGKTIEGVIVDMDENAMYVQTLEKEITIQRGLVSEVIQLH
- a CDS encoding RNA polymerase sigma factor gives rise to the protein MDALYREYSGKIFDFLYKYSSGNPEVAMDLMQDTFLNFFRKYSDSNIDREQAIRLLYTIARNRSINHSRKFSTVKESGNPEMQDFQEQKLSFVRKAELKDLEERLLECLDELEEDEKYALILRFMEDYNLTTIAEIMSISVSTASRLIVKATAKVTEIAEKKNLKP
- a CDS encoding DUF547 domain-containing protein, which codes for MKFNRPQRQLKLQPQPNAIRKTQKTNNKITKFFLILTTICVYGFGYMNQPIQAFDHKHTQWNNEIKKYVKEGNVDYSTWKKNRSGLDIYLQTLSAVDEKEYSSFNNSEKMSFLINAYNAFTIRLILDHYPLKSIKDLGGLFSGPWKLEFFSLLGTKKNLDWIEHEKLRKDFQEPRIHFAINCASKGCPPLFEQSFQAPKLEEQLAYVAKRFLTDRNYNRYDSSQKTLYLSKIFQWFGGDFTRKNGSLISFFNSNSGLASVPTDAEIRYLDYDWNLNRTK